The Sphingomonas sanxanigenens DSM 19645 = NX02 genome includes a region encoding these proteins:
- a CDS encoding peptidylprolyl isomerase, producing MMTTGAIGQAVPDEGTPGEAQLNLPDNPTIYGPSTIAMRKATAIINGEIITETDVAQRLALVITANGGRVPAEERERLRLQVLRNLIDETLQIQEAKANEITVPDEEVQQSYVRVARNFGRAPDDFAKYLRENGSSEASIKRQIRGEIAWSRLLRRRVEAGVSDAEVQAVIDRLNAAKGQAEYHIGEIYLSATSETAGEVFQNGRRIIEQIRAGGSFSAYARQFSEASTKSVGGDVGWIRAGQLPDALDTAMREMKIGQIAGPIEIPGGFSILYMVDQRQVLTADPRDALLSLRQISLPFAPGTTQAQASEKAAAFAAATAKIQGCGGATEIAKSVGAEVVDNSQIPVKNLPPQLQDMMLNLQVGQATPPFGSQEDGVRVLVLCGRDDPQVAEGPSFEKIKGDMEDQKVNRRAQIYLRDLRRDAVVDYR from the coding sequence ATGATGACGACCGGCGCGATCGGTCAGGCCGTTCCCGACGAGGGCACCCCCGGCGAAGCGCAGCTCAACCTGCCGGACAATCCGACGATCTACGGCCCTTCGACGATCGCGATGCGCAAGGCGACGGCGATCATCAACGGCGAGATCATCACCGAGACCGACGTCGCGCAGCGCCTCGCGCTCGTGATCACCGCCAATGGCGGCCGTGTGCCCGCCGAGGAGCGCGAGCGGCTGCGGCTGCAGGTGCTGCGCAACCTGATCGACGAGACGCTGCAGATCCAGGAGGCCAAGGCCAACGAGATCACCGTCCCCGACGAGGAGGTGCAGCAGAGCTATGTGCGCGTCGCGCGCAATTTCGGCCGCGCACCCGACGATTTCGCGAAGTATCTGCGCGAGAACGGCTCGTCCGAAGCCTCGATCAAGCGCCAGATCCGGGGCGAAATCGCCTGGAGCCGCTTGCTGCGCCGCCGCGTGGAGGCGGGCGTGAGCGACGCCGAGGTGCAGGCCGTGATCGATCGCCTGAACGCCGCCAAGGGCCAGGCCGAATATCACATCGGCGAGATCTACCTCTCGGCGACGTCCGAGACCGCTGGCGAGGTTTTCCAGAACGGTCGCAGGATCATCGAGCAGATCCGGGCCGGCGGTTCCTTTTCTGCCTATGCGCGCCAGTTTTCCGAAGCATCGACCAAATCGGTCGGCGGTGACGTCGGCTGGATCCGCGCCGGACAACTGCCCGATGCGCTCGACACCGCGATGCGCGAGATGAAGATCGGCCAGATTGCCGGCCCGATCGAGATCCCGGGCGGCTTTTCGATCCTCTACATGGTCGATCAGCGCCAGGTGCTGACGGCCGATCCGCGTGACGCGCTGCTCAGCCTGCGGCAGATCTCGCTGCCCTTCGCGCCCGGCACGACGCAGGCGCAGGCATCCGAAAAGGCGGCCGCCTTCGCAGCTGCGACCGCCAAGATCCAGGGGTGCGGCGGCGCGACCGAAATCGCGAAGTCGGTGGGTGCCGAGGTCGTCGACAATTCGCAGATCCCGGTGAAGAACCTGCCGCCGCAGCTTCAGGACATGATGCTCAACCTCCAGGTCGGCCAAGCGACCCCGCCCTTCGGCTCGCAGGAAGATGGCGTGCGCGTGCTGGTGTTGTGCGGTCGCGACGATCCGCAGGTCGCCGAAGGCCCGTCGTTCGAAAAGATCAAGGGCGACATGGAAGACCAGAAAGTGAATCGCCGCGCCCAGATCTATCTGCGCGACCTTCGGCGCGATGCGGTGGTCGATTATCGCTGA
- the pdxA gene encoding 4-hydroxythreonine-4-phosphate dehydrogenase PdxA, which translates to MPPLAVALGDPAGIGPEIAAKAWAARGAHSLHPFFAVGDARSVETVWSGPVVRISDPDEAVSAFERGLPVIQMEDAGPIAPGQPSLEGARCSLDSLELAAGLTRAGISSGLVTGPVSKSQLYAIGFRHPGQTEFVAERCGVARDNVAMMLAGPSLRVVPITTHVPLAQVPSLLTVELLVAKARTTARGLTRNFGIAAPRLAFAGLNPHAGENGAMGREEIDIILPAIAQLREEGIDVTGPFAADAMFHARARQGYDVAMCLYHDQGLIPLKTLHFDEGVNMTLGLPIVRVAPDHGTAFAIAGRDEAIPGAMIAAIKLAATAAEHRARANQ; encoded by the coding sequence ATGCCGCCGCTCGCGGTGGCACTGGGTGATCCCGCCGGCATCGGTCCGGAGATCGCGGCAAAGGCCTGGGCCGCCCGCGGCGCGCATTCGCTGCACCCCTTCTTCGCGGTCGGCGATGCCCGGTCGGTGGAAACGGTGTGGAGCGGACCGGTTGTCCGCATTTCCGATCCCGATGAGGCGGTATCGGCGTTCGAGCGCGGCTTGCCGGTCATCCAGATGGAGGATGCCGGGCCGATCGCGCCCGGCCAGCCGAGCCTCGAGGGCGCGCGTTGCTCGCTCGATTCGCTCGAACTGGCGGCCGGGCTGACCCGCGCCGGCATTTCCAGCGGCCTTGTGACCGGGCCGGTTTCCAAGAGCCAGCTTTACGCGATCGGTTTCCGTCATCCCGGCCAGACCGAGTTCGTTGCCGAACGCTGCGGCGTCGCGCGCGACAATGTCGCGATGATGCTGGCCGGCCCCTCGCTGCGCGTCGTGCCGATCACGACGCATGTGCCGCTGGCGCAGGTCCCGTCGCTGCTGACGGTCGAACTGCTCGTCGCCAAGGCGCGGACCACGGCGCGCGGGCTGACCCGCAATTTCGGCATCGCTGCCCCCCGCCTCGCCTTCGCCGGGCTCAACCCGCATGCCGGCGAGAATGGCGCGATGGGGCGCGAGGAGATCGATATCATCCTGCCCGCGATCGCCCAGTTGCGGGAGGAAGGGATCGACGTCACCGGGCCGTTCGCGGCGGATGCGATGTTCCACGCGCGGGCGCGCCAGGGTTATGACGTGGCGATGTGCCTCTATCATGATCAGGGGCTGATCCCGCTCAAGACGCTGCATTTCGACGAGGGCGTCAACATGACGCTGGGCCTGCCGATCGTGCGCGTGGCCCCGGATCATGGCACCGCGTTCGCCATCGCCGGCCGCGACGAGGCGATCCCGGGGGCGATGATCGCCGCGATCAAGCTTGCCGCCACTGCCGCCGAACACCGCGCCCGCGCCAACCAGTGA
- the rsmA gene encoding 16S rRNA (adenine(1518)-N(6)/adenine(1519)-N(6))-dimethyltransferase RsmA, which yields MTAPSPLLPPLRDVIARHGLAASKALGQNFLLDEQLLDRIAAIPGDLAGQTVFEVGPGPGGLTRALLRAGASVVAVERDRRCLPALAEVEQAFPGKLRVIEGDALAIDPEREAGGGAHIVANLPYNVGTALLVGWLSGDRWPPWWQSLTLMFQREVAERIVAAPQSDAFGRLAVLAQWRSSARIAMNVHRSAFVPPPKVMSAVVHIRPQPAPEGVRFATLERLTGAAFGQRRKMLRQSLKGMPGALDALERCGIDPTRRAETLSVADFVEVARAIGR from the coding sequence ATGACCGCGCCCTCCCCATTGCTGCCGCCGCTGCGCGACGTGATCGCGCGACACGGCCTTGCCGCGTCCAAGGCGCTCGGCCAGAATTTCCTGCTGGACGAGCAATTGCTCGATCGCATCGCCGCCATTCCCGGCGACCTCGCCGGCCAGACGGTGTTCGAGGTCGGCCCGGGGCCCGGCGGTCTCACCCGCGCGCTGCTGCGGGCGGGGGCCTCGGTCGTCGCGGTTGAGCGCGACCGGCGCTGCCTGCCCGCGCTCGCCGAAGTCGAGCAGGCCTTTCCGGGCAAATTGCGGGTGATCGAGGGCGATGCGCTGGCGATCGATCCCGAGCGGGAAGCCGGTGGCGGCGCGCACATTGTCGCCAACCTGCCCTATAATGTCGGCACCGCCTTGCTGGTCGGATGGCTCTCGGGTGACCGCTGGCCGCCCTGGTGGCAGTCGCTGACGCTGATGTTCCAGCGCGAGGTTGCCGAGCGTATCGTCGCGGCGCCACAATCAGACGCGTTTGGGCGGCTTGCCGTACTCGCGCAGTGGCGCAGCAGCGCGCGGATCGCGATGAACGTGCATCGCTCCGCGTTCGTGCCGCCGCCCAAGGTGATGTCGGCGGTCGTTCACATCCGCCCCCAGCCGGCGCCCGAGGGTGTCCGCTTCGCGACGCTGGAGCGGCTGACCGGCGCTGCCTTCGGCCAGCGCCGCAAGATGCTGCGCCAGAGCCTCAAGGGCATGCCGGGCGCGCTCGATGCGCTGGAACGCTGCGGCATCGATCCGACGCGGCGCGCGGAAACGCTGTCGGTCGCCGATTTCGTCGAGGTCGCCCGCGCGATCGGGCGCTGA
- a CDS encoding tetratricopeptide repeat protein yields MRYTPVACALALALAAVSSSVTGQRPDHQVDARSVALVERAAAARTAGDLNGATDLLETALAVDPRNRSAFIALAGIAQAQQLPGKAIRMYREALLLEPTDLAALKGQGEALVQKGAIAKARENLARIKGLCSAATCAEATTLAAVIDKGPPPTALSAKAVTPAPTVAVEAVE; encoded by the coding sequence ATGCGTTATACCCCCGTTGCCTGTGCCCTGGCGCTGGCGCTTGCCGCCGTCTCCAGCAGCGTGACGGGTCAACGCCCCGACCATCAGGTCGATGCCCGTTCGGTGGCGCTGGTCGAACGCGCTGCGGCGGCGCGTACGGCGGGCGACCTCAACGGCGCGACCGACCTGCTCGAGACCGCGCTCGCGGTCGATCCCCGCAACCGTTCGGCGTTCATCGCACTGGCGGGGATCGCGCAGGCGCAACAGCTGCCGGGCAAGGCGATCCGCATGTATCGGGAGGCGCTGCTGCTTGAGCCGACCGACCTGGCGGCGCTCAAGGGGCAGGGCGAGGCGCTCGTCCAGAAGGGCGCGATCGCCAAGGCGCGCGAGAATCTGGCGCGGATCAAGGGGCTTTGCAGCGCAGCCACCTGCGCCGAGGCGACCACATTGGCCGCGGTGATCGACAAGGGCCCCCCGCCGACAGCGCTCAGCGCCAAGGCTGTGACGCCGGCGCCGACCGTAGCGGTGGAAGCGGTCGAGTAG
- a CDS encoding RsmB/NOP family class I SAM-dependent RNA methyltransferase: protein MTPSARVQAAIDLLDLIIAAAREGGAAADTLIARWFAERRFAGSKDRRAIRDLVYAAIRRSGERPVNGRAAMVGLAREDHAVAALFDGSGYGPAPIATDEPGQAASAIPVWLVERLSPLVGAQERDALVERAPLDLRVNRLKGDRAAVLAGLEGAQSTPHAPDGVRLAENLQIEQSDVWKDGLVEVQDEGSQLLALACAAAPDMIAVDLCAGAGGKTLALAAAMANRGRLIASDTVRDRLRRLEPRAARAGATIVETRLLDDGREAAAFADIAGAADLVLIDAPCSGTGTWRRNPEARWRLTPERLQRLVSLQSRLIDIGGGLVRPGGALIYAVCSLLADEGAAQVAAFLDRNRGWRAVAPLTEVGRSDGAGILLTPGHDRTDGFFVARLIKP from the coding sequence ATGACACCCTCGGCGCGAGTCCAGGCGGCGATCGACCTGCTCGACCTGATCATCGCCGCCGCGCGTGAGGGCGGGGCCGCGGCTGACACGTTGATCGCGCGCTGGTTTGCCGAGCGGCGCTTCGCGGGCAGCAAGGATCGGCGGGCGATCCGCGATCTCGTCTATGCGGCGATCCGGCGCAGTGGCGAGCGCCCCGTCAACGGCCGCGCGGCGATGGTCGGGCTGGCCCGCGAGGATCATGCCGTGGCCGCGCTGTTCGACGGCAGCGGCTATGGCCCGGCGCCGATCGCGACCGACGAGCCGGGGCAGGCGGCGTCGGCGATCCCGGTCTGGCTCGTCGAGCGGCTCTCGCCGCTGGTCGGCGCGCAGGAGCGCGACGCGCTGGTGGAGCGCGCGCCGCTCGATCTCCGGGTCAACCGGCTGAAGGGCGATCGGGCCGCGGTGCTGGCCGGGCTCGAAGGCGCGCAATCGACCCCGCATGCGCCCGATGGCGTGCGGTTGGCCGAGAATCTCCAGATCGAACAGAGCGACGTCTGGAAGGATGGCCTCGTCGAAGTGCAGGACGAGGGCAGCCAATTGCTCGCGCTCGCCTGCGCCGCCGCACCCGATATGATCGCGGTCGACCTCTGCGCGGGCGCCGGCGGCAAGACATTGGCGCTGGCGGCGGCGATGGCCAATCGTGGCCGGTTGATCGCATCGGATACGGTGCGGGACCGGCTGCGGCGGCTGGAGCCGCGTGCGGCCCGGGCGGGGGCGACGATCGTCGAGACGCGCTTGCTCGACGACGGACGCGAGGCGGCGGCGTTCGCCGATATCGCCGGCGCCGCCGATCTGGTGCTGATCGATGCACCCTGTTCGGGCACGGGCACATGGCGGCGCAACCCCGAGGCACGCTGGCGGCTGACGCCCGAACGGCTGCAACGCTTGGTTTCGTTGCAGTCACGGCTGATCGACATCGGCGGGGGGCTTGTTCGGCCGGGCGGCGCCCTCATCTATGCGGTATGCTCGCTCCTCGCCGACGAGGGGGCGGCGCAGGTGGCGGCCTTCCTCGATCGCAATCGGGGATGGCGCGCGGTTGCGCCGCTGACCGAAGTCGGACGAAGCGATGGCGCGGGCATCTTGCTGACACCGGGGCATGATCGTACCGATGGATTTTTCGTCGCGAGACTGATCAAGCCGTGA